The genomic DNA tTATATTAACCAAGTGATATGTGTGTTTCAGAAGTAGGAGAGTTCGTTGCACTCTATGGGCTAACTATGCTGAGAGGATGAATTCGTTCCTGGTAGCTCATGATCCATCATCACCTGTCGTTGTTTTGATCCAACATTGCAAGCTAAAAAAGTACCAAGGGATCATGGGCATTTCCAATGCTTTTTTTTGGAACTAAACTACTGCTGGAGGGTGACTTGCCAGAAGCTATTGAATTCAAATCTACGTAATATAATTACAATTTgccatattttgttttttcattctttaaaaTTATTACTGGACTTTAGTCTTCTAACTGACCTCTGTCATTGATTGCTAACCAAAATTGATGGTGGAGATCTACAAGTGTCCCAATCTATAAGTTAGAATACAATTTCAACAGTTGTCTCTTTGGTTGATGATATGCTTCAGACCAAGAGAATGACAATTGAGGACTTAATAGAAGCAACTGAGGTATACTATATGACACTGTATGAATTGAAGTGGGATTTGTTAAATGCaccattttatctttttttattgtttcagcAATGCCAAGGGATTGTTCTCGCTACAATTTGTGGGATCGAATCAGAATACAGTTGGTATTACCAAACATGTACAAAGTGCGTAGGGAGAGTGAGAACTGTTGCAGGTCGTTTGTATTGTGGAAAGTGTAACACTGGAAGGAACACAGTGCCAGGGtaattaaaatcacaaaaaaatcaattgccTATAAATATGATTATCAATTCATGCTCAATTGTTTGTGATGTTGTTTGtcaattaatttatcaaatgtTGCATATTCTGAAATAGGTTCAAATTGCATGTTCAAGTCATGGATAACACTGGATCAACAAGCTTTATACTATTTGATCGTAATGTTTCAAATTATGTGAACAGAACTATACAAGACATGATTGATGCTCAGGTAAGTTTGCTTAATGTCTTGCAAACTTGCATAAAACGGTTACAACCATGATTATGATAGAGTTCTCCATTTATGTGCATTTTCTGTTTCAAATGAGTTATATTAATTACATGTGTTATGTCAATCAGGCCAACAATTTGTCTGATTATCCGTCAGATTTTGACTCCTTTGTTGGCAATCAAATGTTGTTCAAAGTAGAGGTCAGTGACGGTAATCTACTTCACAATTGGCGCAATTATGCTGTCAAGAGAACAACTGTTGAAGAGGATGTGATCAATCAATTTGTTGTTTTCCATAATATAAAGGTATATTAATCAACAACATCCCCCGTTAATTATTTGTGAGTTGAATGATTTCTTTCTTATAGTTTTTGTTTGCACCTTCAGCTTTCTGATAATGAAGATGTAGCAAATGAGACGCTAGATGGGGTGTGAAATAAATTCTTTCCATAAAGTTTATTTGATATTCCATGCGACACGTGATctgattaaatataaatttccttatgttaatatcattttttatcaCAAAATTAGATAACGTTTGTGCTGGTTCGTCCAATACCGTGGTTAATCTTATGGATGCTATGGATTCTGTGGCTAATAACAATGACAAGGATAAAGAAGTTGATACTACACCTTGCAGCAAAGTGTCTGGAAAGAATTTTGCTGGAACAATTTTGTTGGATTCGACCCCGTCTGCTGATGTTGTAGATGTCTCTGCTACTAAGCCTGTCAAGCTCAAATCTGTTGTGTCTGGGAAAAGGTCTGCTGGAACAGGTTTGTTGGATTCGACCCCGTCTGCTGATGCTGGAGATTTCTCTACTACAAAGCCTGTCAAGCTCAAATATGTTAAGATTGAGCCAAAGAATTGAAATTTAGAGGATCAATAATAAGTCATTGCTATTTTAAattctgttgttgtttttatgtATGTTTAAGTTCAAAACTTTGGTTGTTATTGAACATGCAgctcaatttttgttttaaatccTGTTCAATTCAAAAATGTCACTGTTGAGGAAATTAATGATTATATGTTGTCTTTGGTCCATGGATAATAGGCCTGATGATATTCACACACTGGAATTCTTGAACACAATTAATGCATCTGGTATTCCAAATCACAAAATAAAGTTGAAGGTAGGAGTCCCTGTTATGTTATTGTGAAACTTGGACATTACTGCAAGTCTTTGCAACGGAACAAGGTTGATAATTACAAAGATGGGTAGATATGTTCTTGAAGAAAAGGTAATAACAGGGAGCAATGTTGGAGAACAGGTGTATATCCCCAGATTATCTCTTTCACCATCTGACACAAGAATTCCGTTTAAATTCAATAGAAGACAATTTCCCATCCGTGTatgttttgcaatgactattaacaaaAGTCAAGGCCAATCTCTCAAACAAGTTGGAGTATATCTCTCACAACCTGTGTTCTCTCATGGTCAACTTTATGTTGCTATTTCACATGTGACTTCTAGGAGTGGGCTGAAAATACTTCTGATAGACGACGATGGGGCTTGCATCAAAAGTACTTCAAATGTCATGTACAAAGAAGTTTTTCGCAATTTATCATGAAGTTCATTTTGTTGTGTCCCAATTGTATTAACTCACTTATAAACTTTATGTTTCAAGGTTTGGTACTTGCTATTAAAATTTGCTTTTATAATTTACACATATGCAATTTGTATGACCCGTGTGGCAGCACGGGTGCAAGGACTAGTATATACTAGTATGAAATAACAACAAATAACGGTCACAAATTCTTTAAGAAACCTTTTTTACAAcattttatgctttttttaataatctagGCCCAATTTTTCTAGGCCCATATGTTGTCCATATCCCTAGTTGTTAGTCTGTCTATATATAAGCCGTCACTCCATTTCTTTTCTCCAACATCACCaattcttcttctcctttctgTCTTTTGTCTATGCTCCTCATTTCCTcgtttccttttcctttttcatatcatttatttatactttCTTACAATCTTAGTAATTATATATACTTTAGGAGTGTCTGCAAAACATCACTACGTTCGTGAATTTGTAGTTGACTACTTGTGGAATTTCACTAACAAAATAACTACTAGGTTATTGAGTTATACAATTTAGATCTTATCATAGTTAACTTTACAAGGAAAAAACTAGACATGAAACATTCTAGATCTGGTCAATTGATAAGATCTAgtatgtgtttgattttttatctaACCGATATGACATGTCAACCTTgtgtgatttttataaaattgaaagacTATGAAGGAAGGGAAGAAGACCATGatgttattattaaaaaaagattcaCAAATATGAAATCAAATCAATGAAGTACCAAAGGTatgaaatcaatttttatttttatttatattcattttttgataatacaattcatatttatttcttAATTCTTCCTTAGTATTAGATCTTTTAAGTTATGAACAATATACATTCTTATTATTCAtaatgtataaaaatatttttattcactgATCTATATATTCTTATTCATAccgaataaaaatatttttattctcatatctatattatttatttgtgataaataaaagattaaatttatCTCTTTGCTTACCAAACCTATTTATTCTAGTCATTAGCTATCGCTATATAAATTAGATCTAAATCAAGTTTTGAACTTTCAATTTGATAAAACATCAATTTCTCAATCGAAATTATGATGTTTTTACCCTCTTAGAATATATTTCCattacttaatttatttatgcaaatgttcttatatttattttatagaaaaattcacTTACCACAAATCAaacttttgaatattttttaagtgGTTTTCAATAAGCTTATCAACCAATTTTATACTATGTAGATACAGAAAAATGAGATTTAACCtcaatatgaaaatatataaaataatgtattttaGAGTCTCGTAAAGATCAGTAAATGCTcgatgaaattaaaataatgtatcttttttttttgacaattaaaATAATGTATCTTGTAAGGCATAAGATTTTGTAAATTGTTGGGTATATGATTCAAGCTTGAACTTATTCTTGAAGTAAAATTAACtcaattttaattgtttagACAACAATGCCGCAACCTTCAATTGCCCAACACGCCGCCATTTGGAATACATAACACCTTCTTCCTCAGTCGCAGTCACGTTTGCCGCCTGCCATCGCATTAGCTAGTGGCAaccaagaagaagatgaaaaggcAATGGTTCTGGAGAAACCGTTCGAGATTTTGATCTAAACATTCCCTTGTGCTTAGAATCTTCTATGCCTAAAACTAATGGCTTGTGTGAAATTAGAGATAGTGGCGTAATTTAGTTTTACTTTTTCTGTTTTCGTCGTCGAACGTTTTTGGCATGTAATATATGGTAGCTACAAGTTAACAAGAATCATTATTGTTAAACCTTactaatttaaaacaaaaaatatatatcaattgtTCATGTTAGGTAGGTGTTAAACCCTTATGATAAGGGTAGAATATGATTCTATAAAAGTGGTGTACACATGTAATGGAGTCTTCCTTTAGATGTAGTAACAATGAATTGTACAATAAGGAGTGAAAACTATTCAATATTTCCTCTTCTTTTTAGGATGTCGTGTAgaaaatgaatttgtttttttacatcaGAAGATTCTTGGTCATCACTGCATTTGTTATCGCTTAATTTCTAAGGTTGTTTATTCTTCACGGCTTCAGCTTCCAACCGCTTCTCCTCGTAGTTCATTCATGTAATTGATCTTGTTGAGTCCTAACTCTTCTTTGAACTTATAGTTGTTTTCATAGACGAAGCACTTCAACTTATCGTTCATGTCTCGAACTTCGACGACCTCGTGGGTGAATCTTTCTACATACTCCTTAAGGGTGTATTTCTTTCCTTAAATTACTGCATTCCGTGCCACCATCGGTTTCAGCTACTTTCTCCTGGCAGTGAAATGGGGGGTAAGCTCTTCACAAAGCTCCCTCTAACAATCAATAGAGTCGTCCTAAAGGCCTTTAAACCAAGTCCTCGATGCAACTTTCAATGCGAGGACAAATATTTTACACTTAATTGCCCGAGCTCCTGATGGGAGTTGGTGATGGTATCAATGTCGCTGACATGTATCTTTTGGGTTGGGGTGTTAATGGGGAGGCTAGAAGTGGCGTATGAGGCTGTTTGCATGGGAAAAGGAGTTGATGAGGAATACTATTGGGTTCTAAAGCTTCTTCCTTTCCAAAGGTATACGGTTAAAAGTGTTTATACTAACTAAACTGATGCTTAAGTCAATTTTAATGTGGGTTATAAGCATGTTTTGTGGGTTAAAGCGATTCCACTCAAAGTTAACATTTTTGTCtggcgttttttttttttttaaattggattcTAACcaagaataattttgttaggCGGCATATTTTGGCTTATAATGACACTCAATGTTCGTCTGATTGTGGTTACTTGGAGGATCGAGACCGCTTCATTTTCTCAATGTGATTTCTTTGGTTgattatgaaatttaatttttgtctggCCTGGTTTCTCAAAGGTTCATCACGGTAATATTTTAGATCATCTTCTTTGGTGCTATAGGCGGATTTTCCAAAAACTATCGATTGACTTTTAACATTATATGGATTTCGGTGCTCTGCATCATTTAGAATGGGAGGAATGGGAGGATTTTTCAATCACAAGGCTGATCTTCTTCATTCCTTAGCCGAGAAGgttaaaattcagattttttggTGGTTGAGATCATATTATGCTTTGTTCGATTTAGATTACCTCACCTGAAAGTTGAATCCTTTGTCGTGTTTAAAGgctatttgttattatttttttttatttcctttgttgATCGGACAATTGTGTCGTGTATTATAAAACTCTTGAATTTGTAAGTTTCTCTGATACACCTTGTGGTATAGGGTTTTTGTtagtttataatattttttatttttattttttgtcaagcagcctagtggttagaattcacttttttttaaggtgaataagtgggctgtatggggttcgaacccccacccctgcatataataatgcatgtccctgctaactgagttatgctcatgggaacatttataatattttcttagtcttctaaaaaactaaaatcaaatcaatctaaaaataaattattggaCAGAGTCCACATTTAAAAGTCaacttaacaaaataaaagtcTACTATTTTAagagaattgatatttggacaaccattttctaacaactttttgacaactttctatctcatactcacattatcttcttaatctatctcttcatttttctctctctattatttttgacgaatcaaagaagagaagatcaaagttgtcataaaagttgaaCCAAAGAATTGTACAAACATCAGTACTCCTATTTTAATcacttaaccctaaaaaaaaaaaaaaacctcaccTCTCTCGTGTGAGCTGTCATCACTCATCAAAACTTTAGTTTATTCCCCTTCGTCCAtcaaagaggggtgatttttttatcaatttgatccaaaatcacCCATCTaactcatttttctctttccttttattgaaataagtgattatcacatctatttcgttttttattttgtgatttgtcGTCTAAGTGGGACGTTGGGTTGTTCGTGGtctttgtgcggcgttgtttgtctttcttgttttgttcgGTTCAAATTGTCAGTCGGCTTTGAATCGGTGCAGactcaatcaatgactttgacgttgtccacgttgcagatccagaaacatgagtattccggagacttgaatatagtcatatgtgtaggcttctgtactttgttgttttatgttattaacaaagatgatgtgagtttgtacgcagattcatcatttttgttttttacgaATTTGCACTATATcatatactctatcaatttgaatgaatatcatttatttttgtaaaaaaaataaaaaaaaatctactttgatatgtctaaaaaaaaagtctagtttgattatttaatttcttttttcatgtaAATTATTGTAAGAAATCCCCAATTTTTTATGTACAAAAATTGAGCAACTGCCATTTGGttgtgtctctctctctctctctctctctctctctcacttctGAAACCTTTGTTCATCACTCTTTTTTGTCAAACACTTCTACTCATTGCTTCACTCAAAACTTTCCAGATCGATGTTTTTCTCTCTCCGACGAACAAAGGTTCgcttatgtttatgtttttcctcttttcttaatttatgttACAGTTTCATTACTTAGAGCACACTCTTTCTTATCTATCATGCTTTCCACTTCAATTCTTGTGTTTTTGTTACTGCATGTGAAAAATAGAAGCTTTTTCTGTAATGGGTttgatctaaaaaaaattgtgattgagatttttttttttgttaattcaaTAGTGACACTGAATTGGTTGCATGCAAATGGGTTTTCATTGaaagttttaattttgaattctgGGTTTTGTTCTTCATTATCTTCTGTGCATGAATTGACTttcttttgatgaatttttgttcattttatttttctttctttttcatttttttttgttctgtgAAATGAGGAAAATGGTTTTGGGATGAAGTAAGCAAAAGGAATTTGTGTGTTTTGAAAATGGGGTTTTGGGTTTCAAAGGAAATTTGATTTAGGTAGATATCTGTTTGACCTTGCATGCAAAGGGATCAAAGTTCTAATGACCCTTTTTGAAGTaatctaaagaaaaaaatagaagggACTAATTTGTCCCCAATTTGACAATGTCGGAGACTAATTTGGTATTATTTTTTGTCCGTGATTAAATTGGGTCGCAAGAAAATTGTCAGGGATCAAATTGGGTATTCACTCAAAGATTTTCTTTTTAGTTTGTCTCTAGGAAGGGTAGCTGGAGCCTGGAAGGTTTCTTGTTTTGATTTGCTTAAATTTATCATTGCATCTGTGAATTGTTATTTTCacttgattttatttcattttcccCCTAAGGTTTGTCATCTGTTTATAGTTTCATTTATGAGattttatttatacttttatgTCTTAATTTTTCTTCCCTAAAACTACtactatttggttttgtaagTAAAACAGTTCTACAATATACTATATCTGTATCTGTTTTCTTTGTTCGGTTCAATTTTAAAGGATATATGAAATGGATCCTACTGCTAAATTACAAGATCTCTCAGCTTTCTTCTTGAACTGGTTTCaactttgattatgtatttaaaGTTATAGTCCTCAAAGGATATTCTAGTTTTGCTCTTGCGTACACGATACCACGTTTAACAAAAAATTGAGAGGATTTCATTGCTTGCCTTCAATTGACTTGCTCCTTCGAATGCATTGATAGGCTTGTCGTTTATTGTATATTCTAAATGCTTTTGGATATTCACTTTCTGGAACAGGACTGAAAATTTTGATTGGATGGTTTGTTTTCCGTACTGCTGATATGAAGTGAATTGTTAACAGTGATAATTGATAGATGGGGATTCAGACAATGGGGTCTCAAGGTGGTGGAGATGGTAGTGGAAAACGGTCACAACTCCACTCTCTTGTGCGGCAAAATTCAGTGTACAGTCTCACACTTGATGAAGTTCAAAATCAATTAGGTGACTTAGGGAAGCCACTAAGCAGTATGAACCTAGACGAGCTTCTAAAAAATGTATGGACTGTTGAAGTGAACCAGTCCACGAATACGGACAATGAAGGCACAGCACAGTCTAGTGAAGCTTGTCTACAACGTCAAGCTAGTCTGGCATTAAAAGCTGCTTTCAGCAAGAAGACTGTGGATGAGGTTTGGAGAGATATCCAACAAAAGAAAGACAGCGAGGAAAAGAAGTCACGAGAGAGACAAACTACTTTAGGAGAGATGACATTGGAGGATTTCTTGGTGAAAGCAGGTATTGTTGCAGAAGCATCTTCTAATAAAACGAATACCGATACTACGGCTGCGGCCGATTCAAATGTAGCAGTATCACAGTTTCCTTCGCAGGGTCAATGGATACAGTATCCACAACCACAATATCAGCATCTACAACAAAGTTCCATGGGGATTTATATGCCTAGCCAGAGTATGGCACAGCCGTTACACATGGGGTCGGGTGTTTCAATGGAGATTCCGTTTGCAGATAGTCATATGGCATT from Medicago truncatula cultivar Jemalong A17 chromosome 8, MtrunA17r5.0-ANR, whole genome shotgun sequence includes the following:
- the LOC11408376 gene encoding ABSCISIC ACID-INSENSITIVE 5-like protein 2, with amino-acid sequence MGIQTMGSQGGGDGSGKRSQLHSLVRQNSVYSLTLDEVQNQLGDLGKPLSSMNLDELLKNVWTVEVNQSTNTDNEGTAQSSEACLQRQASLALKAAFSKKTVDEVWRDIQQKKDSEEKKSRERQTTLGEMTLEDFLVKAGIVAEASSNKTNTDTTAAADSNVAVSQFPSQGQWIQYPQPQYQHLQQSSMGIYMPSQSMAQPLHMGSGVSMEIPFADSHMALDTQMPGRKRSTPEDMVEKTVERRQKRMIKNRESAARSRARKQAYTNELEIKVSRLEEENEMLRKRKELENMLPCAPIAEPKYQLRRIASCPF